The window TGGTTTGTAATCCTGTGTACATGTGTGGTGTTGTTCCTGACACTGAAGAAAACTGTGTCTGATGGAATCTGAGGGAATTCACCTCTGTGCACTTAAAAGGGTTTCAGAGTAGTcagcaattttttcctttttaattttctacCAGAAAGTAGGAGGGAAGAAATGTGTAAGCGATTCCAGTGGCACAGCTTTCTACAAACACTGCTGGAGCTGCCGGAGGCTCGgcttcccctgctcctgccctgtcagtTGTGCCAGTGACCCGCAGCCTTGCCTGCCGCTGCCCCTCTCGCAGCCCCCGGCCCTGCACGAGCCCCTCATTGTCTCCCCTTTAACAAACACCTTGCTGGCGGCGGGCAGCTGCCGGGTGAGGGGTCTTCCCCAAGCCTGAGCCAGCGGCTCAAGCAACTTTAACTCCTGCGGTAGTTAATGCAGGAGTTAGTGACTTTGGGTTTATGTTTCAGCACTTTCCAAAGGTCCTTCTGACCTCCAGCCATAAGCCCCAGAGGTTTGAGGGTGCAATGGCAGGATGCACAGACCTGCTCCAGGTCTATCGTACCCTGACACTTCAGTCCTCCCTGTCCCTCACGGGTTTTGGCAAGGGCACTTGCTCATAATGTCATTCAGAAGTATTCCAGAGAAACAGTGGGAAACTCTGTACCAAATACCAACATGCTTGTGTTGGTTGTAATTTGTAATTGTTCGTATGTGTTCCTCCCTGCTAATCCCCTTGCTGAAATTCATTATGGAGAGACAGTAACATACACTCGGAGAGCTGTGCTGAAGGCAGAATGACTTGGCTAAGGAAAGTAGCTATTGTTTTATGATTAAAGGAAAGGATTATATTGGGATTTCCTTGAACAAGGAAAGCTGCTGCCCCACTTTTATTGCTTGTAACAAGGGGATAATAATTACTCTCCATTATAAAACACCTCCAGATCTTGCGATGAAAGATTTGTGGTAGAGCTGTGTGGCATTCAGGGTTGGTTATCTTAAATGGCCTGGAGTTGTGCAAACCTCTGCCTTATCTTTCTCCTACCGGGGCTCAACCCCTGCTGAAACTATGGAGAAAATTTCCCTTCTCCGAGCTGGGCATCTGACATGAGATGTTCCTCTGGAGGAGCTGGCACCAGTCACCCATCCCATGATGCTTGTCCTCTCTGGGAGCAATGTCTGACCACCTGGGGATTTTGTACGGGCTTGGGAGGATGAGCAGATACGACGGTAAGGACAGAGGCCAGCCTGTGCCTAAGTGGCCAAGGGAAGTGGAGCTCAGCACGGGGGGCGAGCCACCAGCTGGCTgccaccccctgctccagcacgtTGCTTCTTCCCGTGCTGCTGCCATCCCCTTGCAAGGAGAGGTATGAGAGAACAACTGAGCATTGTAACAGAGGTCGCTGGGGACTcgctgtttgtttggttttgacaCTCACTGTTGAGTCGCATGGGCCGAGATGACTGTGAAGGAGAGAAGCACTGGTATGTGGtctctgattaaaaaaagaaaaactatgagGCATTTCCTCAAGTGTCCCAAACGGCATCTCCTGGCTCAGCTGGTTTTTGAAGCATCCAACTACCACCAGCTCCAGGATGGCGATTTCAATGTAATCAGAGTTGAATCTGTTTCCACtcaaagtggaaaaataaataaggctGCGTTTAGAAACAAAATAGTCCATGTAAAATTTGATTTTTGATACCATATCTCCCTGAGCATGTTTGCTTTTCAACATATCTAATTTGAGACAGGTCTGCATTTCACAATGTTACCCCTTCGGAGTTAACCTCTCCCCTAAGTTGTAGTTTGTTGCCACTGTTGTTCATTAAGATTTGGTGGAAATGTAGCCTTATTTCTTCATACCTTCTTATTTTTACatagttggatttttttccccatgctacTGTGATCTGCTTTGCTAAAACAATACTCCCAGCAAAGGGAAATCGCGGGTTGAATTGGAATTGCAAGAGGCGGTCGCTTAATCCACAGATTATTGACATGGTAGACCCTAAATGCTTCAAAGGCACCATTATAGTCCATCATGTCCGCGTGTATTTAGACAGCCTTAATCCATGGATTACAGGTCTGGAAATGCTCCTGCCCTCCCAGTTATAGCTGGTCCTGCCAACGGGAGCTGCCACATCAAGCTGGCTGTGGTgctacacagaaatatttctctttaaaatccaCGGAGATGGAGATGCACCCCTGCATCCCTGTCAGGGCTGCATTCCTCttgcctcccctctccctctgccattcCGTAGGGAAAGGCTTTGGGCTGGTGCACATCCCTGGCGgaggggctggctggggctgcGCTGGCCCAGCTCCTGGCGAgactcctgcagccctgcctggcctggGCTTTTCCTCAGGCACAAGGCAGGACCAGACAACAAATTTTCAAGaacactgcttttttaaaaagaacgCAGCAAAACCGAAATGAAAAGCATACCAAACGTTTTCCAGATCCTTTAGGGAATAGTAAGTATTAAATGGCAGGCCTTCACTTTTACCCTCCAGTCTCcccttaaacaaacaaaccaaacagctcTCAGTAAATACTTAAAAGTTTTAAAGGCATTGTTTTTCCTTGTTTGCACATTAAAAATAACTAACTGTATTACAATTGAAATGGATGGGCGCTTTTAAACTCCTCTTTTGCTGAGGTGATAACTCTGTATGCTGAGGTGCCTATATTTGTGTTATATATCTCTGGAAATGAAGTGTATAATGGAAAAAGCTCACAGCCTCTTTATTTGCAGTGTTCCTATAATAAGTCAAAGAATTCACACAGTGCCCTTTTATTTCCGAAGCTGGACTTAAATCACTTCAATAAATCCACAGACTTATTATGAGATGCAGCATGGGTAATGTaaacaacaaaaacccctccAACACACCAGAGTTTAAAAATAGGatgtaaggaggaaaaaaagttaacCATCCATAcaataaaaagagaagaaatgcaaCACAAAAGCACTGTGGAAGGCAGTGCCTTGAAATTATCCTCACTAAATTACAGTCATGCACTTTCCACTCTCTGTAATTAAACATTAGGGTTTATTTATTCCAGATGCATTTGCTTCAAGTAAACCCagatcttttgttttgttttgttattgtaaATCCTTTACAGGTCTCTGTGACCTGCAGACAgttgagaagaaaagcaaatgattTCCATAGATCAAGACACTTGAAGATGACTTCTCAGTAGTACCGGCATTGCGTGTGGTGAATCTAATAGTCTTGCTCCCTTTTTACAGAGTGTAGGTATATTCAGTGACGTTGAGCCTTCCTGCGAGTGCCTGTGTCTGTGCGTGAAATAAATGCACAGTGAAACCTGAACATGATTACAGAACTGCTTTGATCCCAAACAGCCAAACAAAATGGATTCTTGGCTTGCTGGGTGGGATTTCTGTGATGGGATGTAAGCAGGGAGCCTCTGATACCTCATGGGGTACAACCTGTGCAATTGCTgtattttgctggaaaaaaaccgCCTTGCTTTGGGCAGACACAGAATACTGTAGTCTTgatcagtgaaataaaaaattaggTGATTTTGTGTGCCCCTGAGGCTGCCCATTCCTGGCTTTGGTTGAAGATGTACCCACCCTGCTGAtcccacagcctgcagggaagAGCCCATGAGGTGCTGCTGCAGTTTTGGCTGATTTGGCTCAGAACAGTTCTCCAACCAGTTGCAAATCCCATTATCCTCACCATTTCTGCTTATAATTGCAGTTTACACAAATAGTTGCAGACCTTTTGTATAGATTAAGTTTGTTACGCAGAGGTCTTAAAGGCTGAACGGAGGACTTCTGTGCGTGGGATTTTGGAAGGGTTGTGTAAGGCTCACTGTCTGAGTGGAACTTATTAAAAAGATAGGAATGAATTGTAATCATCATAAAATCTATGATCCAATTTAACGGTAATTTTCATGTATATGCTTATAGCTAAAATTTATCGAATGGCCAgactgctgcttttatttatttatactttctgaaggaaaaaaaaaacccaaccaaccaacctctGGAAAGATGGTAAATTTAGAGGTCTTTAAAATAATCTATATCCCACTCCGAATGTACAGCATGCATTTTTAATCTGTTGATCTATCTAGATAAATACATATAGCTTCATTAAGCCTCTTTCCAGGTGTTGCTGTTGCTACCGGAATGTTAGTGGAGCTTCTCACCTGGGGAAAGGACTGCTGCCTTCCAggttaaaataaaaggaaacccCGGCCACCTGCCATGACCACCACTGTCCTGGcagcaccctgcctgcccaggctTAGTGGCCCTGCGGCCAGTGGGCAAAACTGGGTGGCCCTGTCCAGCTGGAAggtgggctgggagcagccctgcctggggggagatggggaccCCCTGGATGCTCCCTGCTCGGAGTCTGCCTCCCCGAAGTGGGTCAGTGTGCAGGGgggatggaaaaagagaaaagaaagaaaaaagaaaacttttttccccccctttcttttgGAAAGGAAAGAATGTACAAGCAAGTCATATTTTCGCAAGGATGTTTTGAGTCTCTGGTTGCTGGCCTAGAGCTGCTGGTGTCTGCGTGTGCCATTCTGGTCCCTCAAGCTGCGGCGggtttttacttttcattttgtgCTGTGCTCATGGTTGCTGCATGGGATCTCCCTCGTCGCTGTCCTGGCACGGCCGGGCTGACTAACGatccctctgccctgtgcctggGTGTTACCTCCTGGGGTACCAGCTTTCTCCTGAatcccctgctctgcccctgctcctcaTCCCGCAGCCAGCGTCAGCCTCGCCCAGGGGACGGGGCTGCGGGTTTACGTTCGTGCCTGGTTCAGAGAGTTTGGGGAAAAAGTGAGAGGTAGAGATGGGCCATTAGAGGGCACTTTTGCAATCCTGGAGAAGGAAAACGGTGCTTATTATTTCACTTAGGACTGTTTATTTTGGCGTTCTCTTAAATTCAGTGATAAACAGCAGGCAAATCCCTCCAGTCAGCAGGAATATATCAATAAAATATTGACtcagagtttaaaagaaaagaaaacaagacgAACTTGtagaaaagggaataaaaggcATTTAGGAGGTGGCACAGTCTGGagaataaaaaaaccacacaacatatttaatgtaatttGTATGGCTTTACAGTGCAGCTCTTAGGCCTCAGCTTGTACATGGCTTCTAAAAACGAAACCGGCTTGGAGCATGGCACACCAAGACAAGAAAATCGTTTGTTGGAGGTGTCTGAGGGCTGGGTGGGAGTGCATGAATTTGCGCGCTCACATCTAGCGAGTGCATTCTCTCAAAGACTCCGTCAAAGTCATTGCCCAGCGGTGAACTTGCCCAGAAAGAAACATGGGGCGAATAAATGATATTTTTGCTTTCCCCTTGATATTTTGTGTGAGTAAACTATAGAGGATTGAGCTTTAAACTCTGCCAAATTATAATGAGTGCACTGCAAAAAATAAATTGGCGAATTAACTGGTGTGAAAGGGTGGTATAACACTGACAGCATGGTTTCCAAAAACTGTGAGTGAGTTTTGGATGCTTCTTTGCTGTTGAGATGTCCCACTTTTGGAAGCGTTGTGCGTGAAAATTGGGCCCATTTTAAGCCTCTGAGGTTGGATATGTCAAAATGAAAGCACTTGATCCTATTCGCTTGTAAAGGAGGAAAGAttataaaacttttatttttcagtaaccTTGAGAGGTTTGCCAAGCTATTTCATGTATGGGATGAGTCAGTGCtgctggcccaggctgggcaggaaTCACAGAACTAACCTTAATGTGTCTTTTGTGGTTATTTTTAGGCTGAAATGCTTTTACAATTAGATAAAGAAATTAAAGACAAATCTGTGCCTTGACACTACACCATGGTTATTAATGGGGACAGGAGTTTTTTAAGTGAATTAGctaatatttaagaaattaagCTTAGCCTGGGTAGTCCTACAATCAAAATTCGTTTATTTTAATAGAGGTGACATTGCACTGGAAATGACTATGGGAATATACAAGATTGCAATTTTAGGGGGTTCATGTGGAGGACGCTGTCTGCACAAAGTGTCAGAGTTTCTTACCTAACCAAATAATCTGCTGTAACTGTTGTGATTAAGttggaaagaatttcttccctgttGGCCAACGATAATACTTGAAAAATCAATAAACAGGGTGTTAGAGCACACGAAACGCATCCTGCTTTGTGTCAGAGAAGGTTTCTGCTGACTTTGGTGACTCAAGTCAGCAAGTATTTTGACTTACGATCTTTGCCCTGAAAGGTCAGATGCCATTAACTTTGCTGATAAGTATCAACACTTCAGTCTGAAATCGAGGAAATATGTCTGTTGTCATCAAAAGCTAAGTCAGGACCTGGCTGGGATAAATTTTGACAAACTCTGGGAAAGCTAAATCGGGATTTAACTATAAGTAGCCATTGCACGTCTTAGGTACAGTCCTTTACTACTTTCCCTTCTGTAGGGCTACCTTCTGAAACCTGTTATTAAAACACCCCAAACAATAACAAAGTGCACAATTTGAGACCTGTGAGCACTGGAGCTGAAGCATTACAAGCCCTGCAAACGGGGAACTGTGGCTGTGCATTGCTCTTGCCAGGTTATAGCTGAATAAATAAGGGCGCAGCCTTATCCAACTACAAAATACCATTTGGCAGCCTCGGCACAAGGAGGGCTTCCCTGCCAGACAAGCAGGGTCATCGACCAGCAAGCTTGCTGCAGGGCCCCCCAGCATGCTTGCTGCCCTCTCGCATGGGGCTCTTCCACGGTATCCGTGCCCACCAGGGACACAACCACGGGGGAAACTCTGCCAGGCAAACTTCAAGCATTCGCTTTCATCTTTCCCGTGGTTTTCCACTCAGGAAGGGGAGGATCTGGTGGCAAATACAGGAATatgtggcaggctggggagggagaaagcTAAGGAAGGCGTAGCAGCCCTTGGTGTGAGGGAAGGCACGAGCGAAAGGAGGAAAAGATAAAATTGCATCCTGGCGAGGCAGTTTTCAGTACGTGTCAGTTGTGGCTTATGGTTACTTTGGGTTTGCTAcatattttctcttccctcttgcATCACCAGTTTCAGTGGGAAAATAGAGAGATGAAGGACAGGGACCGCACAAGTTATAGAAAACAGTAGAAAGTGGGGTGGGAATGAGCTGATGTAATGGGGCcagggacagcagagaggaggggagggggtgagcaggggggacCTGCATTGTGGGTGGAAGGAGCAATTAAATAATGATGTTAGAGGCAGAGGAAGCAATATGAGGGCAAAAACAGCCATCCGCGAGCCTTGCTGGTGTCAGGAGACCTGCTGTCCTGCGTATGGCTGGCTGTCTTTAGCTGTACTGGGAGCAGGACTGGCAGATGCTGGAGCCTCCTCTCACAGTGGGGCTagaggcagcaggcagagaggaTTTGGGAAGATTTTGTCAGGAGCTCAGGGGTGAAAAAAAGGACAAGACCCCATGCTGCCTGTGGCGAATTCCCACATTTGGGATGCTGGTGCCTGCAGCGAGCTTCAGTGATGATGAGAGGGGCAAAGgctggcaggctgctggccactGGCCTCCATGAAGAGGAGAGTGGGAAGGGGCACGCAGGGATTTGGGGACTGCCAGGGACCGAGTCTTGCTCCCAAAGGGCCAGAGCATGTGGGCTGGGGCGAGGAGGAGGGTCCCATACCTTGACTACACCAGCCGCCAGTGGCTCCTCTGGGCTTTTTGGAAGGTAAAGCcatgggaggggggaggaggcagctgccagGGCTTCCCTCAGGGGTGCTGGTTTATATTTTCATGAAGTGCTTGAAGGGGAAGAGCAATTTTATAATGGCTTAGCCTATGCCACTTCTCAGGGAGCTTTATCTTTactatttttacataaaatattagagaaaaatcaagtagaggagaaaaaaatgcccAGTCTCAACAGCAGAGTTGATCTTAAAGGTAAAAAGAGTTTGTTATAAAGCCATAGTCAACTGACAGCACAGTACAAGGAATGGTGCGTGACCACACATTTAGCCAAGTAACAAGATAAAACTGTTCCTGCCAGCTCAGCCTTTTATGATGCTTCTTCCCAAAGTCAGTGGCTAACACAATTTAGGTAATTGCTTAAAcctctttttcctattttttaaaaaacgttATCATTTATCTATTTAAACTCGTGATACTTGTACcagaaatgggctttttttttttttgccccctaCCACCCCCCCATATCAGAGCTATTACAGATGAGATCATCTACTGTAGGGAAAGGCGATTTCCAGCCTGTCCCACTGTATATGTTAGGGTAGTCATTACTGACCTAGTTGTAGACATAATAATGAAAGGCTGAGATTATGAATTATTATGCCTAATTTGTAAGGGAttctctgcttttgtgttttgcaaTTCCCATCAGGCTTGAGGATTAAGCCCTGCTGAATTGCAGGCTAATACCAATGTGCTTTGAGTATGTGTGGGCTTATATCACGTTTTCCTAATTCACTATTTTTATAAGGAACAATTTCACTggaaatatttacttttcaaagGATTGCTGGAAGCCCCACCAAAATCTCTGAAGGAAAGCGAAGTTGATGTACCCTCCATCTGCTCTGTGCTCACTCTAGCTCTTATGTCCAGCGAGCTCTATTTCTGCTATGGCAAAACATCAAACTGTAACTCTACCAATGTATGTGGAAGGCTTTTGCTCTTAATAAGAAGGAGAGATACCAGTTTGCCAGCAGTGCATGGGCTTGCTTTCAATTACAGTTCAAGATGGAAAAATCTTATTTACATACCTTATCGAAGCGCTGTGTGATGCGAGCTTATTCCTTACAGTATGTAATGCTAGTGCTTGTATGGCAGTACAGTGAAGGTGCCTGCAAAACATAAAGAGTATGTGACATTGTTATAGGTACGCCCGTGTTTCAGCAGTATAACAGCCCAGAGGAGCCACACAAGTTTGCAGCTAGTTGAGTCAGAGACCGCGGGTCGCAAACAAACTGGTTCTTGGCCATGGTCTCACCCACCAGCGTGGGACAAGCTGGCGGCAGCTCCGGCTGCCTGTGGTGCGGCCCTCCTCAGGTGGGACTCCCTGTCGTTGCTGTAGGATGCTCCTGCTGCGctgcccgctgctgctgctgctgctgccgctcgGCTCCAGGCCCCAGAAATTACCAACCAGAGATGAGGAGCTCTTCCAAATGCAGATCCGGGACAAAGCATTTTTTCATGATTCGTCAGTCATCCCAGATGGAGCTGAAATTAGCAGCTACCTCTTCCGAGACACCCCTAAAAGGTATTTCTGTCCAGTTCAAGTGAGGAAGTTGTGTTGTGAAGATACTAGCTTTATTTCCTgggtgttttgaaataaaaactaTCTGaaccagaaaaatacaaatgCCAGAGTTCTGTCTGGTGAAGTAAGTCACTATGCAACTTTTCATCCCAATCTCGCATTCCTGGCTGAGGGTCTATcctatttatttgatttttgggATAAGTGCAGAGCTCCCACAGACCACAGAAGTTCCCTGAACTGGGGCCACTAACAGTGTCTGGAggcaaagggagagggaaggacaTTAGAAACTACAGGCTTACCCCACCACACTTGTCTCTCTTCATTATTTCATATTGTGCTTTAAAGAAACAGCATAAGCCAGTCTGGTCTGAACTCCCCATTTTCCAACCTCAACCCTATGGGTCAGAAAATACTGAGGTTAGACGGGAAGAATCTGAGGCTCCAAAGAGCTCAGGGAAGACCAGCATTGCCACCTTCCTCCTCATATCACACACCTTCTTCAGCCTTCATTGATGAGAAACAGTTTACAATAAATGACGTGTAGTGCTTGAGGGGATGCGGAAGGACAGCTGAATGTGTGTGTATCTGTATGTGCTTCTAGGGCCCTTGCCTGGACTTAGTGTTCTGTTTTGAAGGGCATATCCCTAAATTCTAGGAAAGATCCCCTTTCCCTCATTTATACCTTTGTGACCATTTATACTGTATATAGTTAGTGTAGGGCTAAAAAGTGAAGCTGATGGAGGGGATGGCAGGGGGCCAGAAACCCTCTGCCATGTCTTGACAAGCAAAGTGTGAACTCTGCACCGTCTTAGTGGGGAGAGTCCCCTTACCTTCTTAGCTCTTGCCTACCAGCCTTTCCACATTCCTTCTGCACATGCTTGCCTGTAAGTAATGCTTTTGTCTCTGTTGCTCCACCAAGATCAACCTTGATCATGTCAAGTCAGTCCCTGATAGTTGGCTGCCATCAGTATTTATTGACTTATGGGTCTGTTAACCTTCTCCTAGGTATTTCTTTGTGGTTGAAGAGGACAACACTCCCTTAGCAGTGACAGTGACACCATGCGATGCCCCTCTGGAGTGGAAACTGAGTGTGCAAGAGCTCCCAGAGGAAGCCAGTGGAGAAGGTTCAGGTAACAAACCATCAACGACTTCCCTTGTGCCTCAGAGACctgcttttcttctttagttGAAGCCCCTCAAAGCAGTCTTGGCTGACGCTGAGTCTCGCAGCAGGCCCATCTTTATGATCTCCTGCTCTTTGGATCTTCAGCCCCAGTCCTGCCGTTGTGCAGGAAACTGGCAGCAGGTAGCAATATGACAAGGAAAAGGTCtgtaaaaaagtaaaagtaaaagcCGTGGTTATAGTTACAGAGTGCGCTGGATGCTGCCACAACAAACTGTATTTGCCCAGAGTAACTTGGTTTCACGGGGCTTTGCTGTGAGCTGGGTACACGAGATAAGAACTGGAGAGACAGGGCTTGCATTGCAGCAGGGCTGAGCTCGCCCCTTTGAGGGGAGTCGTCTGTGGACATGGAGCTTATTTGGAAATAGCCATATAATTACTACTCAAGAGAGAAAAGGTCTTAGGCTTCCAGAGCCTTTCATACAAGTGCTAAAATGTCACACACCACACTGTATGGTATACACACCTTTGGCCCCCACTGTATTTAGGCACAAAATGTTAGAGGGCCAAAGCTAAGTGCCTGAGTCTGGAAACAGGCAGCATGGTCAGTGGGAAACTGTATGGCATCTCCACATTGGGTGCTTGAAGTACTCTAGTGGGAGGTATTAGCTGCCATTCACGAGACTCTGTTAATAGTGATGAGGTGCAGTTTCTATTGTGTTTAGTTTTAACCCAAGTGCCAAACCAACTTCCCTCTCTCATTTGAGATAAGCATTGATTACATCCTCCTCAGAAGACAAAACCTTCCTTTTTCATCTcacttttgtattttatgtagAAGTGTCTgctggaattttattttctcatatttcagATCGTGTCTGtacaatgtttttctttgcttctaaTCTAGGTGAACCAGAACCTCTTgagcaacagaaacagcaaatTACTGATGAGGAAGGCACAGAGCTGTTCTCTTACAGAGGCAATGATGTTGAGTACTTTGTGTCCTCTAGTTCCCCATCTGGTTTGTACCAACTAGATCTGCTGTCAACAGAGAAAgatacacattttaaagtgtaTGCAACCACTACTCCAGAGTCGGACCAACCTTATCCTGAATTACCTTATGATCCCAGAATCGATGTCACTTCTCTGGGACGTACAACAGTGACACTGGCGTGGAAATCAAGTCCCACTGCCTCCTTACTGAAACAGCCAATTCAGTATTGCATCGTCATCAATAAAGAACACAATTTCAAAAGCCTCTGTGCTGTTGAAGCCAAGCTCAGTTCTGATGATGCCTTCATGATGGCTCCAAAACCAGGCCTGGATTTCAGTCCATTTGACTTTGCCCATTTTGGCTTTCCCTCAGACAACAACTCTGGCAAAGAACGTGGTTTCCTAAAATCATCATCAAAGTTTGGGCGCCAAATATCCTCAAAGCCCAGAGTTGACCTGCATAAAGTTTGTATCGGGAACAAGAACATCTTCACAGTGTCTGACCTGAAGCCTGATACACA of the Athene noctua chromosome 4, bAthNoc1.hap1.1, whole genome shotgun sequence genome contains:
- the NDNF gene encoding protein NDNF isoform X2, which translates into the protein MLCANTRMLLLRCPLLLLLLPLGSRPQKLPTRDEELFQMQIRDKAFFHDSSVIPDGAEISSYLFRDTPKRYFFVVEEDNTPLAVTVTPCDAPLEWKLSVQELPEEASGEGSGEPEPLEQQKQQITDEEGTELFSYRGNDVEYFVSSSSPSGLYQLDLLSTEKDTHFKVYATTTPESDQPYPELPYDPRIDVTSLGRTTVTLAWKSSPTASLLKQPIQYCIVINKEHNFKSLCAVEAKLSSDDAFMMAPKPGLDFSPFDFAHFGFPSDNNSGKERGFLKSSSKFGRQISSKPRVDLHKVCIGNKNIFTVSDLKPDTQYYFDMFAVNANTNMSTAYIGTFARTKEEAKQKTVELKDGKVTDVFIKRKGAKFLRFAPVSSHQKVTFSIHSCLDAVQIQVRRDGKLLLSQNVEGVRQFQLRGKAKAKYLIRLKGSKKGASMLKILATTRPNKQSFPSLPEDTRIKAFDKLRTCSSVTVAWLGTQERNKFCIYRREVDDNYNEEQKKREQNQCLGPDTRKKSEKVLCKYFHSQNIQKAVTTETIRGLQPGKSYLLDVYVIGHGGQSVKYQSKLVKTRKFC
- the NDNF gene encoding protein NDNF isoform X1; protein product: MRVDSSLGGWWMLLLRCPLLLLLLPLGSRPQKLPTRDEELFQMQIRDKAFFHDSSVIPDGAEISSYLFRDTPKRYFFVVEEDNTPLAVTVTPCDAPLEWKLSVQELPEEASGEGSGEPEPLEQQKQQITDEEGTELFSYRGNDVEYFVSSSSPSGLYQLDLLSTEKDTHFKVYATTTPESDQPYPELPYDPRIDVTSLGRTTVTLAWKSSPTASLLKQPIQYCIVINKEHNFKSLCAVEAKLSSDDAFMMAPKPGLDFSPFDFAHFGFPSDNNSGKERGFLKSSSKFGRQISSKPRVDLHKVCIGNKNIFTVSDLKPDTQYYFDMFAVNANTNMSTAYIGTFARTKEEAKQKTVELKDGKVTDVFIKRKGAKFLRFAPVSSHQKVTFSIHSCLDAVQIQVRRDGKLLLSQNVEGVRQFQLRGKAKAKYLIRLKGSKKGASMLKILATTRPNKQSFPSLPEDTRIKAFDKLRTCSSVTVAWLGTQERNKFCIYRREVDDNYNEEQKKREQNQCLGPDTRKKSEKVLCKYFHSQNIQKAVTTETIRGLQPGKSYLLDVYVIGHGGQSVKYQSKLVKTRKFC
- the NDNF gene encoding protein NDNF isoform X3, which encodes MLLLRCPLLLLLLPLGSRPQKLPTRDEELFQMQIRDKAFFHDSSVIPDGAEISSYLFRDTPKRYFFVVEEDNTPLAVTVTPCDAPLEWKLSVQELPEEASGEGSGEPEPLEQQKQQITDEEGTELFSYRGNDVEYFVSSSSPSGLYQLDLLSTEKDTHFKVYATTTPESDQPYPELPYDPRIDVTSLGRTTVTLAWKSSPTASLLKQPIQYCIVINKEHNFKSLCAVEAKLSSDDAFMMAPKPGLDFSPFDFAHFGFPSDNNSGKERGFLKSSSKFGRQISSKPRVDLHKVCIGNKNIFTVSDLKPDTQYYFDMFAVNANTNMSTAYIGTFARTKEEAKQKTVELKDGKVTDVFIKRKGAKFLRFAPVSSHQKVTFSIHSCLDAVQIQVRRDGKLLLSQNVEGVRQFQLRGKAKAKYLIRLKGSKKGASMLKILATTRPNKQSFPSLPEDTRIKAFDKLRTCSSVTVAWLGTQERNKFCIYRREVDDNYNEEQKKREQNQCLGPDTRKKSEKVLCKYFHSQNIQKAVTTETIRGLQPGKSYLLDVYVIGHGGQSVKYQSKLVKTRKFC